A window of Syntrophales bacterium genomic DNA:
TGGGGACTGCAGTAAACGTGCGGCAACGGCACGCTTGATACCGGCATGGACTTCGGAAGCGCTCATGAACAAATCACCGGCAACGGATGCATAGGACCACTGGCTTTCACCCAATGCGACTAGCTTCAAAAGGATATATATGTCCTGGGGTTTAAGATTCATGGCCGCATGATATTCGCTATTCGCGAATAGCGCAAGAAATATTTAAGGTTGATGTTCAAGAAAAATAAAAAGGGCTTGACGGTCGCTTTACAATCCGCAAGTCCCTATTTTTATTATGGTGCCGGAGGTCGGAATCGAACCGACATGAAGTTGCCCTCGGGGGATTTTGAGTCCCCTGCGTCTACCAGTTTCACCACTCCGGCAATGGGGGGTTGTTTATGGGAGGAAGCGCAAAATGTCAAGAAAAATGTGTTGACAAGCCCGGAAATCTCATGTTAGGGGAACCGCCTGATTTGCGGCGACTATGAATCGGGGTTGTAGCTCAATTGGGAGAGCGCTTGAATGGCATTCAAGAGGTAGCGAGTTCGATCCTCGCCAGCTCCACCATTTTTTACAAGTAAGCCCGTCTTACCGGATGTTTGTGGAAGGCGGGCTTACTTTTTTTCTATAAATCCTTAAAGTCGCGGACGAATTTCAGCCTGCCCTGCTTAACAAGCTCCGCTTTGCTTCCCTCCAGCCATTGTCGGAAAGCCTCGGTTTTCTCAGCCTGGGAAAGGTACTTTGCAACAGCGTCCTTCTGGGAGGCAAAATCGCTGTCGTCTGCCTTGCTTCTTTCCCGCAGGGCGATGACTATATAGTTCCCGTCAATCAAAAAGGCCTTTTCCGGAGATGGCTTTTTCGAGGAAAGCTGGAAAAGCGACTCGGTCAGCTCCGCCGAAGAGCCTATTTTCGGAATCGCGCCGCCGGGCTGAAAAAACCCAGTTTCCAGAACCATTAATCCCCGGCCTTTGGCCAGCGCATCCAGACCCTCCCCTTTTTTCAGGCGGGTTGAGATTTTCTCTGCTTCTTTTTGCGCCAGCTTTCCGGCCTCGACTTCCCGGTACTGCTTCTCCACAGCGGCGGCGATATCCTTGAGCGCTGGCACATAAGGCGCCTTGCGCGCCGCAATCCTGATTATGTAGTAGCCATTCTCCCCCTGCAGAACACGGCTGATTTCCCCATCCTTCAGACTCGAAACGATCTTTCCCCATTGGTCTATTGCTTTGAACTCCTGGGGGGGAGCGCTTATTGCAGAGAAATCTGTCGTGTGAACCGCAAGCTTCTTCTGTGCTGCATAGGCGTCGAAGTTCTCCTGCTGATAAATCGTATCGTGGGCCTTTTTGGCCTCATCATAAGCAGCCTTCCGCCCGGCGCCTTGCCTGATATCGCCGCTGACCCTGTCCCGGACATCGGCGAGGGGAATAATTTTATCATTTTTCTTGTAGAGCTCCCGGTGTTTTTCATAATAATCCGCAATTTCGGTTTCGGAGGGAACAACCGTCGCGGCAAAATCCTGCGGCATAAACGCCACGTATTTGATCTGCACCTGTTCGGGAACCCGAAATTTTCCCTGGTTGGCTTTCAGGAAATCCTCCAGCTCCGTCTGAGAGGGTTTCAGGACAGAAAGAAAATCCGCGGGAGAAATCCGGATATAATCGAGATTGAGCTTCTCCTTTTGCATTCGATAGAAATCGAGAACATCCTCATCCGCGAGCTTGACGCCATCCTTGATAAGGCTCTCAACCTGAGCAGAAAGGAGGATCTTTCGCTGACTGTCCTCGAATTGCTCCGTGGTCATTTTAGCCGCCCGGATGGTTTGCTCATAAATTATGTTGTCAAAAACCCCGTTCTGCTGGAAGGCAGGGTACGAGAGAATCGCGTTTTTAACCTCCTCATTGGAAATGTGAATTTCCAGATCCTCCGCTTTTTTGAGTAAAACCTCCTGATTTATCAGGATATCGAAAGCCTGCTTTTTGAGGTTCAAACCCTTGAGCATCTCTTCAGTCAAAGAACGCCCCAGTTGTTCCCGATACATATCAAGCAGATTCTGATATTCCTTTTGGAAATCCACATAAACAATCGGTTTTCCATCAAGCATTGCAATCCGCTCTGCCTTATTCCTGCCGCTCATCGAGCCAAAATAGAAAATAAAAACCACGATAATGATCCCCAGGACGAGCTTCATTAACCAGTTTCTTGCGTGTCTCCTCATGATATTGAGCATGGTGCTTCTCCCTCAAAAAATTATTGTAACGTTCAGGAATTAGTAGCCCGATCAGGGATATCCTGCGCCCGCGCTCAATAATATAGCAACCGGCAAAATGCAATGATTTTCTTTAAAAAGGATTGAACGCCGGTATGAAATGCTATATAGAACAAACGACATTGGGAAAATAATTTTGATGTTATTGATTATATGAAATAAGTAGTCGGAGGATACGAGCTTGCTTTTTGATTTTATTTTGGGGAAATTTTCCAACGACCTGGCGATTGACCTGGGAACGGCCAACACGCTGGTTTATGTCAAGGGAAAGGGGATTGTGCTCAACGAACCCTCCGTTGTCGCCGTTCACCAGAATGCCCGCGGGGAAAAGAAGGTGCTGGCGGTAGGCGCCGAGGCCAAGAAGATGCTGGGAAGAACCCCCGGCAACATCGTCGCCATCCGCCCCATGCGCGACGGGGTAATCGCCGATTTCGACATCACCGAGGCGATGCTCCGCCATTTCATCCTGAGCGTTCACAACCGGCGCGCCCTCGTTCGCCCCCGCATCATCGTTTCCATCCCCTCGGGGATAACGCAGGTGGAGAAGCGCGCCGTCCGGGAGACGGTGGAATCCGCAGGCGCCCGGGAGATATACCTGATCGAGGAACCGATGGCGGCGGCCATCGGGGCGGGTTTGCCGGTAACCGAGCCGATCAGTTCGATGGTTGTCGATATCGGCGGCGGGACAACCGAGGTGGCGGTGATCTCGCTTACCGGCATCGTCTATTCCAAGTCGGTCCGGGTAGCCGGCGACAGGCTGGACGAAGATATTGTTCAGTACATAAAGCACAAGTACAGTCTGCTTATCGGCGAGCGCACCGGAGAGATCATCAAGACAACCATCGGCAACGCCTACCCCGATCCGGAGGGGGAAGTCCGCACGATGGAGATAAAGGGGCGGGATCTGATCTCCGGCATCCCCAAAATCCTGGAGATAAACTCCGGCGAAATCCGCGAGGCGATCGGCGAATCGCTCGGCCTGATCGTCGATGCGGTGAAAAACGCCCTCGAGAATGCGCCGCCGGAACTCTCCGGCGACATTGCCGACCGGGGAATCGTGCTTACCGGCGGCGGCGCGCTCCTCAGAAACCTCGACCTGCTGATTAAAGAGAAAACGGGGCTTCCGACCATCATCGCCGACGACCCGCTCACCACCGTCGCCCGGGGCGCCGGTATGGCCCTTGATCACATTGATATCCTCAAAGAGGTCACCTTTCAAACATAGAATTTTAAGCTTTGCCGTCGGTAGCTACGTCATATCAGCGCTTTTGCGCAG
This region includes:
- a CDS encoding SurA N-terminal domain-containing protein gives rise to the protein MLNIMRRHARNWLMKLVLGIIIVVFIFYFGSMSGRNKAERIAMLDGKPIVYVDFQKEYQNLLDMYREQLGRSLTEEMLKGLNLKKQAFDILINQEVLLKKAEDLEIHISNEEVKNAILSYPAFQQNGVFDNIIYEQTIRAAKMTTEQFEDSQRKILLSAQVESLIKDGVKLADEDVLDFYRMQKEKLNLDYIRISPADFLSVLKPSQTELEDFLKANQGKFRVPEQVQIKYVAFMPQDFAATVVPSETEIADYYEKHRELYKKNDKIIPLADVRDRVSGDIRQGAGRKAAYDEAKKAHDTIYQQENFDAYAAQKKLAVHTTDFSAISAPPQEFKAIDQWGKIVSSLKDGEISRVLQGENGYYIIRIAARKAPYVPALKDIAAAVEKQYREVEAGKLAQKEAEKISTRLKKGEGLDALAKGRGLMVLETGFFQPGGAIPKIGSSAELTESLFQLSSKKPSPEKAFLIDGNYIVIALRERSKADDSDFASQKDAVAKYLSQAEKTEAFRQWLEGSKAELVKQGRLKFVRDFKDL
- a CDS encoding rod shape-determining protein encodes the protein MLFDFILGKFSNDLAIDLGTANTLVYVKGKGIVLNEPSVVAVHQNARGEKKVLAVGAEAKKMLGRTPGNIVAIRPMRDGVIADFDITEAMLRHFILSVHNRRALVRPRIIVSIPSGITQVEKRAVRETVESAGAREIYLIEEPMAAAIGAGLPVTEPISSMVVDIGGGTTEVAVISLTGIVYSKSVRVAGDRLDEDIVQYIKHKYSLLIGERTGEIIKTTIGNAYPDPEGEVRTMEIKGRDLISGIPKILEINSGEIREAIGESLGLIVDAVKNALENAPPELSGDIADRGIVLTGGGALLRNLDLLIKEKTGLPTIIADDPLTTVARGAGMALDHIDILKEVTFQT